One Mycolicibacterium pulveris genomic region harbors:
- a CDS encoding nitroreductase family deazaflavin-dependent oxidoreductase, giving the protein MPLSGDYEPSPWDWVREHADEIMTSGSTEGVQLKGKPLVLLTTLGAKTGKIRKTPLMRVEHDGEYAIVASLGGAPKHPVWYHNVKAHPRVQLQDGAVTRDYEAREVVGDEKALWWGRAVQAWPDYAEYQEKTDRVIPVFVLTPIS; this is encoded by the coding sequence ATGCCTCTTTCCGGAGATTATGAACCGAGCCCGTGGGACTGGGTGCGCGAACACGCCGACGAGATCATGACGTCGGGCAGCACCGAGGGGGTTCAGTTGAAGGGTAAGCCGCTGGTGCTGTTGACCACGCTCGGAGCAAAGACCGGAAAGATCCGCAAGACGCCGCTGATGAGGGTGGAACACGACGGCGAGTACGCGATAGTGGCGTCGCTGGGCGGCGCGCCCAAGCACCCGGTCTGGTACCACAACGTCAAGGCGCATCCGCGGGTGCAGCTGCAGGACGGCGCCGTCACCAGGGATTACGAGGCGCGTGAGGTCGTCGGCGACGAGAAGGCGCTCTGGTGGGGGCGCGCGGTGCAGGCCTGGCCCGACTACGCCGAATACCAGGAGAAGACCGATCGTGTGATCCCGGTCTTCGTACTGACCCCGATTAGCTGA
- a CDS encoding SRPBCC family protein: protein MQSRHISVWVNAPAEAVYEFAADPQTWPRWAAGLAEGGLRRTADGWVADSPMGQVTVEFSPPNEFGVLDHVVRLPSGQAVYNPLRVVPGGVDETGCEVVFTLRRQPGMTDEQFAADADAVAADLATLRRLVEGES from the coding sequence ATGCAGTCACGACACATCAGCGTGTGGGTCAACGCCCCGGCCGAAGCGGTCTACGAGTTCGCCGCCGACCCGCAGACCTGGCCGCGGTGGGCCGCCGGGCTGGCCGAGGGCGGGTTGCGCCGCACTGCCGACGGGTGGGTGGCCGACTCACCGATGGGGCAGGTGACGGTCGAGTTCTCCCCACCCAACGAGTTCGGGGTCCTCGATCACGTGGTGCGGTTGCCGTCCGGGCAGGCGGTCTACAACCCGTTGCGGGTGGTGCCGGGCGGGGTCGACGAGACCGGTTGCGAGGTGGTGTTCACGCTGCGGCGGCAGCCGGGGATGACCGACGAGCAGTTCGCGGCCGACGCCGACGCGGTCGCCGCCGATCTCGCGACGCTGCGCCGACTGGTGGAAGGTGAAAGCTAA